One stretch of Comamonas testosteroni DNA includes these proteins:
- the pepN gene encoding aminopeptidase N: protein MLQLRDGQAPATAIYRADYEAPAWWIDTVDLTFDLDPAKTRVLSKMRVRRNPEVPAQALRLDGDELNLARVMVNGGGTSFKMDGDQLVLENLPEGNEPVELEIFTTCAPIKNTKLMGLYVSEDTFFTQCEAEGFRRITYFLDRPDVMAMYTVTLRASKAQYPVLLSNGNLVESGDLEDGRHFAKWVDPHKKPSYLFALVAGNLVAREQKIKSRAGRDHLLQVFVRPGDLEKTEHAMNSLMHSVAWDEARFGLSLDLDRFMIVATSDFNMGAMENKGLNIFNTKYVLASQATATDTDYANIESVVGHEYFHNWTGDRVTCRDWFQLSLKEGLTVFRDQEFSMDMAGTASARAVKRIDDVRVLRTVQFPEDAGPMAHPVRPDSYIEINNFYTVTIYEKGAEVVRMQHNLVGREGFAKGMKLYFDRHDGQAVTCDDFSQAIADANPGSALAQHLQQFRRWYSQAGTPVLKAVGQYDAAAQTYTLTLSQSCAPTVGQAEKLPFVIPVQMGLLTASGQPIALQLQGEDAAQAVTSRMLVLTEAEQSFVFSNVSEAPVPSLLRTFSAPVVLEHEFSDTDLLTLLAHDSDPFNQWEASQRLGLRYALKAVAASGEASAEILPAAFIDAMRRVLRDDKLDAAFKDLVLTLPSESYIAEQLAEVDPQRVHAVREAMILQLATALQPEWEAAWEANRDTGAYRPDHVSAGRRALAGRALSMLCLHAARTGDTVWPGKAYQRCKDAGNMTDRMAALSALVYSASPLAEQALQRFHALFKQDALVLDKWFALQGAASDRGGDVLPAVKALMKHADFQIKNPNRARSLIFSYCNNAGAFHRADAAGYVFWADRVIEIDGFNPQVASRLARVMDRWKKLAEPYRSAAREAIARVAAKPDLSNDVREVITRALAD, encoded by the coding sequence ATGCTGCAACTGCGTGACGGGCAAGCCCCGGCCACCGCCATTTACCGTGCCGACTACGAGGCCCCGGCCTGGTGGATCGACACGGTGGACCTGACTTTTGACCTGGACCCGGCCAAGACGCGCGTGCTCAGCAAGATGCGCGTGCGCCGCAACCCCGAGGTGCCGGCACAGGCGCTGCGCCTGGACGGCGACGAGCTGAATCTGGCGCGGGTGATGGTCAACGGCGGTGGTACCTCCTTCAAGATGGATGGCGACCAGCTGGTGCTGGAGAACCTGCCCGAGGGCAACGAGCCCGTGGAGCTGGAGATCTTCACCACCTGCGCCCCCATCAAGAACACCAAGCTCATGGGCTTGTATGTGAGCGAGGACACGTTCTTCACGCAGTGCGAGGCAGAAGGTTTCCGCCGCATCACCTACTTCCTGGACCGCCCCGACGTGATGGCCATGTACACCGTCACGCTGCGCGCCAGCAAGGCCCAGTACCCGGTGCTGCTGTCCAACGGCAATCTGGTGGAGTCCGGTGACCTGGAGGATGGCCGCCACTTTGCCAAGTGGGTCGATCCGCATAAAAAACCCAGCTATCTGTTTGCGCTGGTGGCCGGCAATCTGGTCGCGCGCGAGCAGAAGATCAAGAGCCGTGCCGGCCGGGATCACCTGCTGCAGGTCTTTGTGCGCCCCGGCGATCTGGAAAAGACCGAGCACGCCATGAACTCCCTCATGCACTCCGTTGCATGGGACGAGGCCCGCTTTGGCCTGAGCCTGGATCTGGACCGCTTCATGATCGTCGCCACCAGCGACTTCAACATGGGCGCCATGGAGAACAAGGGCCTGAACATCTTCAACACCAAGTATGTTCTGGCCAGTCAGGCCACGGCCACCGACACCGATTACGCCAATATCGAATCCGTCGTCGGTCATGAATACTTCCATAACTGGACGGGTGACCGCGTCACCTGCCGCGACTGGTTCCAGCTCAGCCTCAAGGAAGGCCTGACGGTGTTCCGCGATCAGGAGTTCAGCATGGACATGGCGGGCACGGCTTCGGCCCGTGCCGTCAAGCGCATCGACGATGTACGCGTACTGCGTACCGTGCAGTTTCCCGAGGATGCCGGCCCCATGGCCCACCCCGTGCGCCCCGACAGCTATATCGAGATCAACAACTTCTACACGGTCACGATCTACGAAAAAGGCGCGGAAGTCGTGCGCATGCAGCACAACCTGGTTGGCCGCGAAGGCTTTGCCAAGGGCATGAAGCTGTACTTCGATCGTCATGACGGTCAGGCCGTGACCTGCGATGACTTCTCGCAAGCCATTGCAGATGCCAACCCGGGCTCTGCCCTGGCTCAGCATCTGCAGCAATTCCGCCGCTGGTACAGCCAGGCCGGCACGCCTGTGCTCAAGGCTGTTGGCCAATACGATGCCGCAGCCCAGACATATACGCTGACGCTGTCGCAAAGCTGCGCGCCCACCGTGGGTCAGGCCGAGAAACTGCCGTTCGTCATTCCCGTGCAAATGGGTTTGCTCACCGCCAGCGGCCAGCCCATCGCCCTGCAACTGCAAGGCGAAGACGCGGCCCAGGCAGTCACCAGCCGCATGCTGGTGTTGACCGAAGCCGAGCAGAGCTTTGTCTTCAGCAATGTGAGCGAAGCCCCCGTGCCCTCGCTGCTGCGCACCTTCAGCGCACCCGTGGTGCTGGAGCATGAATTCAGCGATACCGATCTGCTGACCCTGCTGGCTCATGACAGCGACCCGTTCAACCAATGGGAAGCCAGCCAGCGTCTGGGCCTGCGTTATGCCCTGAAGGCCGTCGCTGCCAGCGGTGAAGCCAGCGCCGAAATCCTGCCTGCAGCCTTTATCGACGCCATGCGCCGCGTGCTGCGTGACGACAAGCTGGACGCAGCGTTCAAGGACCTGGTGCTCACGCTGCCGTCGGAGAGCTATATCGCCGAGCAGCTGGCCGAGGTCGATCCGCAGCGCGTTCATGCGGTGCGCGAAGCCATGATCTTGCAGCTGGCGACCGCTCTGCAGCCCGAGTGGGAAGCCGCCTGGGAGGCCAACCGCGACACCGGCGCCTACCGCCCCGACCATGTCAGCGCCGGCCGCCGTGCACTGGCAGGCCGCGCTCTATCCATGCTTTGCCTGCATGCTGCCCGAACTGGTGACACGGTCTGGCCCGGCAAGGCCTACCAGCGCTGCAAGGACGCAGGCAACATGACGGACCGCATGGCCGCCCTCTCCGCCCTGGTCTACAGTGCCAGCCCGCTGGCCGAACAGGCGCTGCAGCGCTTCCACGCGCTGTTCAAGCAAGATGCACTGGTGCTGGACAAATGGTTTGCCCTGCAGGGTGCTGCCAGCGACCGCGGTGGCGATGTGCTTCCCGCCGTCAAGGCGCTGATGAAGCATGCCGACTTCCAGATCAAGAACCCCAACCGCGCACGCAGCCTGATCTTCAGTTACTGCAACAATGCCGGCGCCTTCCACCGCGCCGACGCGGCTGGCTATGTGTTCTGGGCCGATCGCGTGATCGAGATCGACGGCTTCAACCCTCAGGTGGCCTCCCGTCTGGCCCGGGTGATGGATCGCTGGAAAAAGCTGGCCGAGCCTTACCGCTCTGCGGCCCGCGAAGCCATCGCCCGTGTGGCTGCCAAGCCCGATCTGTCCAACGACGTGCGCGAGGTCATCACCCGTGCCCTGGCGGACTGA
- a CDS encoding phosphotransferase, whose amino-acid sequence MSTYEHFVGTRAVSDQHAFDIDAITDWMSRHVQDFEGPLQVEMFKGGQSNPTYKLITPGCSYVMRAKPGPVAKLLPSAHAIEREYRVMKGLAGTDVPVPHMYALCEDESVIGRAFYIMEFMEGRVLWDQSLPGMTPAQRAEIYDEMNRVIAALHSVKFAERGLADYGKSGNYFERQIGRWSKQYVASVTQPIPEMDKLMEWLPAHMPASARDEGRVSIVHGDYRLDNLMFHPTEPRVIAVLDWELSTLGHPLADFSYHCMSWHIPAELGRGIAGLDIAGLGIPAEHDYMQRYCQRTGIADVATLQRDWNFYMAYNMFRIAAILQGIAKRVEAGTASSAQAKASGDTARPMAELAWSFAQRA is encoded by the coding sequence ATGAGCACTTATGAGCATTTCGTCGGCACCCGCGCGGTATCCGACCAGCATGCGTTTGATATCGATGCCATAACCGACTGGATGAGCCGGCATGTCCAGGACTTTGAAGGTCCGCTGCAGGTGGAGATGTTCAAGGGCGGCCAGTCCAACCCCACCTACAAGCTGATCACGCCCGGCTGTAGCTATGTGATGCGCGCCAAGCCCGGTCCCGTGGCCAAGCTGCTGCCTTCGGCCCATGCGATCGAGCGCGAATACCGCGTCATGAAGGGCCTGGCCGGCACCGATGTGCCCGTGCCGCACATGTATGCGCTGTGCGAGGATGAATCCGTCATCGGCCGCGCCTTCTACATCATGGAGTTCATGGAAGGCCGCGTGCTTTGGGACCAGTCCCTGCCCGGCATGACGCCTGCGCAACGCGCCGAGATCTACGACGAGATGAACCGCGTGATCGCGGCTCTGCACAGCGTGAAGTTTGCCGAACGTGGCCTGGCTGACTACGGCAAGAGCGGCAATTACTTCGAGCGCCAGATCGGCCGCTGGAGCAAGCAGTATGTGGCCTCCGTCACCCAGCCGATCCCCGAGATGGACAAACTGATGGAGTGGCTTCCCGCTCATATGCCGGCCAGCGCACGCGACGAGGGACGTGTCTCCATCGTGCATGGCGACTACCGTCTGGACAACCTGATGTTCCACCCCACCGAGCCACGCGTGATTGCCGTGCTGGACTGGGAGCTGTCCACGCTGGGCCACCCGCTGGCCGACTTCAGCTACCACTGCATGAGCTGGCATATCCCGGCCGAGCTGGGCCGCGGCATTGCGGGGCTGGACATCGCGGGCCTGGGCATCCCTGCCGAGCACGATTACATGCAGCGCTACTGCCAGCGCACCGGCATTGCCGATGTGGCCACACTGCAGCGCGACTGGAACTTCTACATGGCCTACAACATGTTCCGCATCGCCGCCATCCTGCAAGGCATTGCCAAGCGCGTCGAGGCCGGCACGGCCTCCAGCGCCCAGGCCAAGGCCTCGGGCGACACCGCCCGCCCCATGGCCGAACTGGCCTGGTCCTTTGCTCAGCGCGCCTGA
- a CDS encoding methyl-accepting chemotaxis protein yields MNFFRNLKLANKLLVSFVLILLISAVSGLYGLVQMERVNATATDLARQWLPAARNLQDMRYQLQRYRSQTMQHVMAQSSEEMAVYDKSMPKLWDELVRNQQSYVKYVRTDKERALLAEIGEELKAYAVQTAKVVDLSHQLLNDEASEILRGESLKISRGINTRLDALSEINHQATEETNQAGDDLYAAARWWVMALLLGSILIGVLLAVLIARSISRPLQSAVQLAQSVAAGDLSASITVQSQDEVGQLLKALMDMNTSLQRIVGQVRQGTDSIASASSQIASGNQDLSSRTEEQASSLEQTAASMEELTATVQQNAGNAQQANQMASAASQVAVRGGATVAQVVQTMSAINESSRKIVDIIGVIDSIAFQTNILALNAAVEAARAGDQGRGFAVVASEVRTLAQRSAEAAKQIKQLIDDSVSKVQEGSTQVGEAGKTMDEIVMSVRRVTDIMGEISVASHQQTSGIEQVTQAVTQMDQMTQQNAALVEEAAAATDALRGQAAALAETVSFFKLGAQSGQQAAPALAPATFKPAPARAAIKAPAPLKASSAALRRPAMSAASKPPVLSPAKNAAAPRPQKAATADDGEWESF; encoded by the coding sequence ATGAACTTCTTTCGCAACCTCAAGCTGGCCAACAAGCTGCTGGTGTCTTTTGTGCTGATCCTGCTGATCAGTGCGGTATCGGGTCTGTACGGCCTGGTCCAGATGGAGCGTGTCAATGCCACGGCCACCGATCTGGCGCGCCAGTGGCTGCCGGCGGCACGCAACCTGCAGGACATGCGTTATCAGCTTCAGCGCTATCGCTCGCAGACCATGCAGCATGTGATGGCGCAGTCGTCCGAGGAAATGGCGGTCTATGACAAGAGCATGCCCAAGCTCTGGGATGAGCTGGTCCGGAACCAGCAGTCGTATGTCAAGTACGTGAGAACCGACAAGGAGCGCGCCCTGTTGGCCGAAATCGGCGAGGAGCTCAAGGCCTATGCCGTGCAGACGGCCAAGGTGGTAGATCTGTCGCATCAGCTGCTCAACGATGAGGCCAGCGAAATCTTGCGCGGCGAGTCGCTCAAGATCAGCCGCGGCATCAATACACGTCTGGATGCTCTCAGCGAGATCAACCATCAGGCGACCGAGGAAACCAATCAGGCCGGCGATGACCTGTATGCCGCTGCACGCTGGTGGGTGATGGCGCTGCTGCTGGGATCCATCCTGATCGGTGTACTGCTGGCGGTGCTGATCGCACGCTCCATCTCGCGTCCTTTGCAGTCGGCCGTTCAACTGGCCCAGTCCGTGGCTGCGGGCGATCTGAGCGCCAGCATCACCGTGCAAAGCCAGGATGAGGTGGGTCAGCTGCTCAAGGCGCTCATGGACATGAACACCAGCCTGCAGCGCATCGTGGGTCAGGTGCGCCAGGGCACGGACTCGATTGCCTCGGCAAGCAGCCAGATTGCCAGCGGCAACCAGGATCTGTCCTCGCGCACCGAAGAGCAGGCCAGCTCGCTGGAGCAGACGGCAGCCTCCATGGAGGAGTTGACCGCCACCGTGCAGCAGAACGCCGGCAATGCCCAGCAGGCCAATCAGATGGCGTCTGCAGCGTCCCAGGTGGCCGTACGCGGTGGTGCCACCGTGGCCCAGGTGGTGCAGACCATGTCGGCCATCAACGAGTCTTCGCGCAAGATCGTGGACATCATCGGGGTGATCGACTCCATCGCCTTCCAGACCAATATTCTGGCGCTGAACGCAGCCGTGGAAGCCGCCCGTGCGGGTGACCAGGGCCGCGGCTTTGCCGTGGTGGCGTCCGAAGTGCGCACCCTGGCCCAGCGCTCGGCCGAGGCGGCCAAGCAGATCAAGCAGCTGATCGACGACTCCGTGAGCAAGGTGCAGGAAGGCAGCACCCAGGTCGGCGAGGCCGGCAAGACCATGGACGAGATCGTGATGAGCGTGCGCCGCGTCACCGACATCATGGGCGAGATCTCGGTGGCCAGCCATCAGCAGACCTCGGGCATCGAGCAGGTCACGCAGGCAGTGACGCAGATGGATCAGATGACCCAGCAGAACGCCGCCCTGGTGGAAGAGGCGGCGGCCGCGACCGACGCGCTGCGCGGTCAGGCTGCCGCGCTGGCCGAGACGGTGAGCTTCTTCAAGCTCGGTGCCCAGTCCGGTCAGCAAGCCGCGCCGGCCCTGGCTCCTGCGACTTTCAAGCCCGCGCCTGCCAGGGCTGCGATCAAGGCTCCGGCCCCGCTCAAGGCCTCTTCGGCTGCGCTCAGGCGCCCCGCGATGTCGGCGGCGAGCAAGCCGCCGGTCCTCAGCCCCGCGAAAAACGCAGCAGCGCCCCGGCCGCAAAAGGCCGCGACGGCAGACGATGGTGAATGGGAGAGCTTCTAA
- the prfB gene encoding peptide chain release factor 2 (programmed frameshift) produces the protein MEAERVNSIGNTLQDLAERTADLRRYLDYDAKYERLRTVNASLEDPAVWNDPKKAQDLGKEKKSLDSVVLTLEKLTTELADNSELFEMSKEEGDDAGLETIEAETAKLKPLIEELEFRRMFGGEADPLNCFIDIQAGAGGTEACDWASMLLRQYLKYAERKGFKATVEEETPGDVAGIKSATIKVEGEYAYGLLRTETGVHRLVRKSPFDSSGGRHTSFSSLFVYPEIDDSIEININPSDVRTDTYRASGAGGQHINKTDSAVRLTHIPTGIVVQCQDGRSQHSNRDVAWQRLRSRLYDFEMRKRMEEQQKLEDTKTDVGWGHQIRSYVLDNSRIKDLRTNVEVSATQKVLDGDLDVFIEASLKQGL, from the exons ATGGAAGCAGAACGCGTCAACTCTATCGGCAACACCCTCCAAGATCTGGCCGAGCGCACGGCCGATCTCCGGAGGTATCTT GACTACGATGCCAAGTACGAACGCCTGCGCACGGTAAACGCCTCGCTGGAAGACCCTGCCGTCTGGAACGACCCCAAGAAGGCACAGGACCTGGGCAAGGAAAAGAAGTCGCTCGACTCCGTCGTGCTGACCCTGGAGAAGCTCACCACCGAACTGGCCGACAATTCCGAGCTGTTCGAGATGAGCAAGGAAGAAGGCGATGATGCCGGCCTTGAAACCATTGAAGCCGAAACCGCCAAGCTCAAGCCGCTGATCGAGGAGCTCGAGTTCCGCCGAATGTTCGGCGGCGAAGCCGATCCGCTCAACTGCTTCATCGACATCCAGGCTGGCGCCGGCGGCACCGAAGCCTGCGACTGGGCCAGCATGCTGCTGCGCCAGTACCTGAAGTACGCCGAACGCAAGGGCTTCAAGGCCACCGTCGAAGAAGAGACTCCGGGCGACGTAGCCGGCATCAAGAGCGCCACCATCAAGGTCGAAGGCGAGTATGCCTACGGCCTGCTGCGCACCGAAACCGGCGTGCACCGCCTGGTGCGCAAGTCGCCCTTCGACAGCTCGGGCGGCCGTCACACCAGCTTTTCATCGCTGTTCGTCTACCCCGAGATCGATGACTCCATCGAGATCAACATCAATCCGTCGGATGTGCGCACCGACACCTACCGCGCCTCGGGCGCCGGCGGTCAGCACATCAACAAGACCGATTCGGCCGTGCGCCTGACCCACATCCCCACGGGCATCGTGGTGCAGTGCCAGGACGGTCGCTCTCAGCATAGCAACCGTGACGTGGCATGGCAGCGCCTGCGCTCCAGGCTGTACGACTTCGAGATGCGCAAGCGCATGGAAGAGCAGCAAAAGCTCGAGGACACCAAGACCGATGTGGGCTGGGGTCACCAAATCCGCTCCTATGTGCTGGACAACAGCCGCATCAAGGACTTGCGCACCAACGTTGAAGTCTCGGCCACCCAGAAGGTGCTGGACGGCGACCTGGATGTGTTTATCGAAGCCTCGCTCAAGCAAGGCCTCTGA
- a CDS encoding acyl-CoA dehydrogenase family protein, producing MDFDYSPKTKDLQQRLLKFMDDHIYPAEKEYADEMQANTAAGKRWTPLQTIEKLKPKAQAAGLWNLFLPVDSAEASGYHGAGLTNQEYAPLAEIMGRVPWASEVFNCSAPDTGNMETIARYGSAELKERWLKPLLEGKIRSAFAMTEPEVASSDATNICTRIERQGDEYVINGHKWWISGAGDPRCQVFITMGKTDPEAAKHSQQSMIIIPADAKGIRIARPLNVMGYDDAPHGHMEMYFENVRVPVGNILLGEGRGFEIAQGRLGPGRIHHCMRLIGLAERALELMCKRASSRVAFGKSVAQQTVTQERIAEARCKIDMARLLTLKAAWLMDVAGNKVARTEIAMIKVVAPSMACQVIDWAMQVHGGGGMCDDFPLAYAYAAARTLRFADGPDEVHRNAIAKWELGKYGSYGKNAEVPITRGS from the coding sequence ATGGACTTCGACTACTCGCCCAAAACCAAGGACCTGCAGCAGCGCCTGCTCAAGTTCATGGACGACCACATCTACCCGGCAGAAAAGGAATATGCCGACGAGATGCAGGCCAACACGGCCGCCGGCAAGCGCTGGACGCCGCTGCAAACCATCGAAAAGCTCAAGCCCAAGGCCCAGGCCGCGGGTCTGTGGAATCTGTTTCTGCCGGTGGACAGCGCCGAAGCCTCGGGCTACCACGGCGCGGGCCTGACCAATCAGGAATACGCACCGCTGGCCGAGATCATGGGCCGCGTGCCATGGGCTTCCGAAGTCTTCAACTGCTCCGCGCCGGATACCGGCAATATGGAGACCATTGCCCGCTACGGCAGTGCCGAGCTCAAGGAGCGCTGGCTCAAGCCCCTGCTGGAAGGCAAGATCCGCTCGGCCTTCGCCATGACCGAGCCCGAAGTTGCCTCCTCCGACGCCACCAATATCTGCACCCGTATCGAGCGCCAGGGCGACGAATACGTGATCAACGGCCACAAGTGGTGGATCTCGGGTGCCGGCGATCCTCGCTGCCAGGTCTTCATCACCATGGGCAAGACCGACCCCGAAGCGGCCAAGCATTCGCAGCAGAGCATGATCATCATCCCGGCCGATGCCAAGGGCATCCGCATCGCGCGTCCGCTGAACGTGATGGGCTATGACGATGCGCCCCACGGCCATATGGAGATGTATTTCGAGAACGTGCGCGTTCCCGTCGGCAATATCTTGCTGGGCGAAGGGCGCGGCTTCGAGATCGCCCAGGGCCGCCTCGGCCCGGGCCGCATTCACCACTGCATGCGCCTGATCGGCCTGGCCGAGCGCGCGCTGGAGCTGATGTGCAAGCGCGCCAGCAGCCGCGTGGCTTTCGGCAAGAGTGTGGCCCAGCAGACCGTGACGCAGGAGCGCATTGCCGAAGCGCGCTGCAAGATCGACATGGCGCGCCTGCTCACGCTCAAGGCCGCCTGGCTGATGGATGTGGCCGGCAACAAGGTGGCCAGGACCGAGATCGCCATGATCAAGGTCGTGGCCCCCAGCATGGCCTGCCAGGTCATCGACTGGGCCATGCAGGTGCATGGCGGCGGCGGCATGTGCGATGACTTCCCGCTGGCCTATGCCTATGCCGCAGCACGCACGCTGCGCTTTGCCGACGGCCCCGACGAGGTGCACCGCAACGCGATCGCCAAGTGGGAGCTGGGCAAATACGGCAGCTACGGCAAGAACGCCGAAGTGCCGATCACACGCGGCAGCTGA